CTCTAAAGTTCTATTGGTTATATTATCTACAAAAGCCTTATCGTGAGAAATTACAATTACTGCTTTTGCTTTATTTAACAAAAAGTTTTCTAACCAAATAACAGACTCAATATCTACGTGGTTAGTAGGTTCATCTAATAAGATTAAATCAGGTTTTTTTAATAAAATTTTAGCCAATTCAATACGCATTCTCCAACCTCCACTAAATTCAGAAGTGGATCTGTTAAAATCTTCCTGCGTAAACCCTAAACCTTTTAAAGCAACCTCTACCTCTGCTTCGTAATTTACATCTTCTAAGGCATAATATTTTTCTCCTAAATCTGATACACGTTCAATAATTTTCATGTACTCATCAGACTCATAATCAGTTCTTGTTTCTAACTGCTTATTTAGCTCTTCCATTTCAGATTTCATAGAAAATACCTCATCAAAAGCTTTTGAAGCCTCTTCGACCACAGTACATTCATCATCTATTAATAAATGCTGAGGTAAATAAGCTATGACAGTATCTTTAGGACAACGAATTCCTCCTCTAGTTGGCGTTTGTAATCCTGCAATAATTTTCATCATGGTAGACTTACCGGCACCATTTTTACCCATCAAGGCAATTTTATCATTCTCGTTAATAACGAAAGACACATCACTAAACAAAGTATGTCCACTAAACTCTACTGCTAAATTATCTACAGAAATCATAAAAGTTTTTTTAAAAGCCCAAAAATACAAAAAAGAAACCCCAGACTAATGTCTAGGGCTCCTCTATTTTATACGTGAAATAAATTAAAAACTTGCCATTCCTGACTAATGAAATGGCAAGAGATAACTAGAAACTATTAAAACTAGCTTAAGTACATTAAGCATAGGATAATACAATTTAAAAAACCTGCAAAGCATTGATGTTTTATGACATAAATTAAACTCTATCATGGAAATAAAACTTAAAAATTATCAACTTGCGATGCGTTCAACCTAATCCAATATTGATATATAACAGCTTTAACACTGTTACACAACTAACAAATATTTAAAAAACCTCCCAATTCTTTATTTTACATTTGCTTGTTTAATAATACACAACGCCTTACAGGTAATATGTTTATTTAATAAAAACCTAAATGATCTAACCAAATTACAAATACGCAAACAAACTACGTATTTATACTTGCAAAACTAAGTAATAAAAACAGTTAAACCAAAGATTAAGTTTCTTTTTTTTATAATAATCCGATTTAAGCTAAACATTATATCATAAAACAGAAAAAGCCTTGATTTATTAATAAATCAAGGCTTTTTAATTGTTATTTAAATTTTAACTAAGCTGTTTCTACTTTACCAGGAACGACTGCTAATTCATCTTCTTGAGAAAACTTAATTGTTAAAGCTATCAAAGCAGTTATTACCACTAAAACTCCAATCATAAAATATCCACTTGCAACTGCATCAGAAGATGCTGCTGCTTGAGCAGATTTAATCACATCTGCTGCAGCTCCTTTAGAAGTTATAATCGCTTCTTTTTCTGCAATTGCTGATTTAGATTTTAATAATATTGCCGCTAAAAACGCACCTACATTACCACCTGCTCCAACAATACCACTAATAGATCCTATTGCTTTTTTGTTGATGAAAGGTACTACAGAAAAAGTAGCTCCCTCTGCCATTTGCACAGATAAACTAAAGCATATTAAGAAAATAAATGCTACTATAAAGTTTTCGGCTCCAGAAAAAGTAGCCAACATCAATCCTTCAATTGTTAAAATAACAGCTAGGAATAATACCCTACCTCTTAATCCTTTTAATTTACCAAACTTATCTCCAAAGAAACCACCTAAAGTTCTTGCAAAAATATTCATTAACGCAAATGATAATACTAAGTTACCAGCAGTTACTCTTTCTAACTGAAAAGTGTTTTGTAAATAATCATCCATGGTTCCATATACGGTTAACTCCATTCCAAATGATGCTGCATATACCAAGAACAATATCCATACACGGTAATCTTTAACAGCTACCATAAATCCTGCTTCATCCTTTTTAAGCTCAGGCATATCTCCTGACGCTTTTAATTCTTTAAAATTACCTTCTGGTGTATCTTGGGTAAAGAAGAAATAAACCAATCCCATAAGAAAACAGATACATCCTGCAGTAATCATAGAATATCTCCAAGCTTCTGTTTCGGCAACACCAAAACTAATTACTCCTGCAGCAATTAATGGCATTCCTAAACGATTGGCTCCACCACCTAAATTACCCCATCCAGCAGATGTTGCATTAGCAGTACCTACAATATTAGGAGCAAACATAATAGAAGTGTGGAATTGAGTAATTACAAAAGAAGCCCCAATAAATCCGATTAAAAATCTACATACCAAAAACTGTAATGGTGTTTGTACTAAACCTATTAATATTACAGGAATAGCTCCTAACATTAACAACCAAGTATAACACAAACGAGGTCCGTATTTATCACATAATTTACCAATTAACAAACGAGCAAAAACAGTACCTGTTACTGCTAATA
Above is a genomic segment from Wenyingzhuangia fucanilytica containing:
- a CDS encoding MFS transporter, giving the protein MSVSAKSTKLDLFNLKSKPIQTFWITSIAFFMCFFSWFGIVPFMPYVVKDLGLTPDQKWNSIILAVTGTVFARLLIGKLCDKYGPRLCYTWLLMLGAIPVILIGLVQTPLQFLVCRFLIGFIGASFVITQFHTSIMFAPNIVGTANATSAGWGNLGGGANRLGMPLIAAGVISFGVAETEAWRYSMITAGCICFLMGLVYFFFTQDTPEGNFKELKASGDMPELKKDEAGFMVAVKDYRVWILFLVYAASFGMELTVYGTMDDYLQNTFQLERVTAGNLVLSFALMNIFARTLGGFFGDKFGKLKGLRGRVLFLAVILTIEGLMLATFSGAENFIVAFIFLICFSLSVQMAEGATFSVVPFINKKAIGSISGIVGAGGNVGAFLAAILLKSKSAIAEKEAIITSKGAAADVIKSAQAAASSDAVASGYFMIGVLVVITALIALTIKFSQEDELAVVPGKVETA